In one window of Anopheles arabiensis isolate DONGOLA chromosome X unlocalized genomic scaffold, AaraD3 X_pericentromeric_contig0035, whole genome shotgun sequence DNA:
- the LOC120908185 gene encoding casein kinase I-like, with the protein MVVNLSTYRIEGEFDAGGCGTVLVGSHARSKQPVVMKMASKEVDRLLLATERRIYARLPKARGWPRLIDAGTYRKRDVLVLERLGPSLQDLLNLCGGRFGLKTVSQLALQLLDRLETFHELGYVHRDLKPDNVLLGRGTTRKTLHLIDFGLAEPYRHPRTGNT; encoded by the coding sequence ATGGTGGTGAATCTCTCCACCTATCGGATTGAAGGCGAATTCGATGCTGGTGGCTGCGGCACGGTGTTGGTGGGCAGCCATGCCCGCTCCAAGCAGCCggtggtgatgaaaatggccAGCAAAGAGGTGGACCGGCTTCTGCTCGCCACGGAGCGCCGGATCTATGCGCGGCTGCCGAAGGCTCGTGGATGGCCCAGACTCATCGACGCCGGTACGTATCGCAAACGCGACGTGCTGGTTTTGGAGCGCCTGGGGCCATCACTGCAGGACTTACTGAACTTGTGCGGAGGACGCTTCGGTCTGAAGACGGTTTCGCAGCTAGCGCTGCAACTGCTCGACAGGCTGGAAACATTCCACGAGCTGGGGTACGTTCACCGCGACCTGAAGCCGGACAATGTCCTGCTGGGTCGCGGAACGACCCGCAAGACGCTGCACTTGATCGACTTCGGTCTTGCCGAGCCGTATCGGCACCCACGCACGGGGAACACATAG